One genomic segment of Streptomyces niveus includes these proteins:
- a CDS encoding cobalamin biosynthesis protein, producing MRAEYSAGREVPAPGSVFAYGATAGLLADRFFGDPRRGHPVAGFGRAAGAVERLLWHDHRGWGALHAVVCAGGTAAVAALASRGLRDRTAASVVLTAAVTWTVVGGTSLGREARAVGGALAAGDVEVAREWLPRLCGRDPQGLDERQIARAVVESVAENTSDAVVGALVWGALGGVPGLVAFRAVNTLDAMVGHRSPRHLRFGWASARLDDVAGWPGARLTAALAAVAGGAPVRALEAVRRDAGRHPSPNAGPVEAAFAGALGVRLGGTLAYGGRVEHRPVLGAGGRPVEVADIERAVRLSRRVGVLALGVCVAGRLLADNLLKRRAR from the coding sequence ATGCGTGCCGAGTATTCGGCGGGCCGTGAAGTACCGGCCCCGGGAAGCGTTTTCGCGTACGGCGCCACCGCCGGTCTGCTCGCCGACCGGTTCTTCGGCGACCCCCGGCGCGGCCATCCCGTCGCCGGTTTCGGGCGGGCGGCAGGCGCCGTCGAGCGTCTGCTGTGGCACGACCACCGGGGCTGGGGCGCGCTGCACGCCGTCGTGTGCGCCGGGGGTACGGCCGCGGTGGCCGCCCTCGCCTCGCGCGGGCTGCGGGACCGTACCGCCGCCTCCGTGGTCCTGACCGCCGCCGTCACCTGGACCGTGGTCGGCGGTACGTCGCTGGGGCGCGAGGCGCGCGCCGTCGGCGGGGCGCTGGCGGCCGGTGACGTGGAGGTCGCGCGGGAGTGGCTGCCGCGGCTGTGCGGGCGGGACCCGCAGGGCCTGGACGAGCGCCAGATCGCCCGCGCCGTGGTGGAGTCCGTCGCCGAGAACACCTCGGACGCCGTCGTGGGAGCCCTGGTCTGGGGCGCGTTGGGCGGGGTGCCCGGGCTGGTCGCGTTCCGCGCCGTCAACACGCTGGACGCGATGGTCGGGCACCGCTCGCCGCGCCATCTGCGCTTCGGCTGGGCGTCGGCTCGGCTGGACGATGTGGCCGGCTGGCCCGGAGCCCGGCTGACGGCGGCGCTGGCCGCGGTGGCGGGCGGCGCGCCCGTGCGGGCGCTCGAAGCGGTACGACGCGACGCGGGCCGCCATCCGAGCCCCAACGCGGGCCCCGTGGAAGCGGCGTTCGCGGGCGCGCTGGGCGTACGGCTCGGCGGCACCCTCGCGTACGGCGGACGGGTCGAACACCGGCCGGTCCTGGGCGCCGGCGGACGGCCGGTCGAGGTGGCCGACATCGAGCGGGCGGTCCGGCTGTCGCGCCGCGTCGGCGTGCTCGCGCTCGGCGTCTGCGTGGCCGGGCGGCTGCTGGCCGACAACCTCCTGAAGAGGAGGGCCCGATGA